In Terriglobia bacterium, one DNA window encodes the following:
- a CDS encoding alcohol dehydrogenase catalytic domain-containing protein, with translation MIAVHLENGRVSIRHRPRPHRPDGFALVRLVCAGICNTDLELQRGYYGFRGTPGHEFVGEVVAADESRLLGRRVVGEINLACGKCAWCLRGLGRHCPGHRVLGIVRQPGAFAEYFVLPECNLHIVPQSMPAERAVFTEPLAAACEILDQVRIPQGAPTAVLGDGKLGLLVAQVLHRHGAEVHLYGHHRERLRIAGVSSIRTGYSPKRPRAIYDWVVEATGSTAGLHQAIQLARPRATVVMKSTVHGLVPIDSARLIVNEITLVGSRCGRFEPALRLLRDGKVRVSEMISARVPLAEAQRGFALAAAKGSLKILLIADGTADDRSAA, from the coding sequence ATGATCGCGGTCCACCTGGAAAATGGCCGGGTATCCATCCGGCACAGGCCGCGCCCGCACCGGCCGGACGGGTTCGCATTGGTCCGTCTGGTATGCGCCGGCATCTGCAACACCGATCTGGAACTCCAGCGGGGCTACTACGGCTTCCGCGGCACGCCCGGTCACGAATTTGTCGGCGAGGTTGTCGCTGCCGATGAATCCCGCCTGCTGGGCCGGCGCGTGGTGGGAGAGATCAATCTCGCCTGCGGCAAATGTGCGTGGTGCCTCCGCGGACTCGGCCGGCATTGCCCCGGGCACAGGGTGCTTGGGATCGTGCGGCAGCCCGGCGCGTTCGCCGAGTACTTCGTCCTGCCGGAGTGCAACCTCCATATTGTGCCGCAATCGATGCCTGCGGAGCGCGCCGTCTTCACGGAACCGCTGGCGGCCGCCTGTGAGATTCTGGATCAGGTGCGCATACCGCAGGGTGCTCCCACAGCAGTCCTCGGGGACGGCAAGCTCGGGCTCCTGGTGGCGCAGGTACTCCATCGGCATGGAGCCGAGGTGCATTTGTACGGGCATCACAGGGAGAGATTGCGCATCGCCGGCGTCTCAAGCATCCGGACGGGGTATTCACCAAAACGGCCGCGCGCGATCTACGACTGGGTGGTCGAGGCCACCGGTTCCACTGCGGGCCTGCACCAGGCAATACAGCTGGCCCGCCCCCGCGCCACGGTCGTGATGAAGTCGACCGTCCATGGTCTTGTGCCCATCGACTCCGCCCGCCTGATCGTGAACGAGATCACTCTGGTCGGCTCGCGCTGCGGCCGGTTCGAGCCGGCGCTGCGTCTGCTGCGTGATGGCAAAGTCCGTGTGTCCGAGATGATCTCCGCCCGGGTCCCCCTGGCCGAAGCTCAGCGCGGGTTCGCCCTCGCCGCCGCAAAGGGCTCTCTCAAAATACTGCTGATTGCCGATGGAACGGCAGATGATCGCAGCGCGGCGTAG